The following DNA comes from Oreochromis niloticus isolate F11D_XX linkage group LG23, O_niloticus_UMD_NMBU, whole genome shotgun sequence.
TCACACGTCGTACAGTCTGCTCATTTCTTCACTCTTAATTTGCAATGCTCTTTTTGAAATGTCGGTCAATACTAAAATCCTCCTTGCAGTGTTAGAAAATCCCCTGCAGCACTTACTGTATACTATCGGGGCAGTTctattcaggaagaaaaataaaaaataaaaagactgtaaaacatgttatgaacagtgagaaacacaacaaaaaagttTTAGCAGTGAAACTCCAACTTTGTGTGTTACAGTTCacctgaacaaaaactgaatgtGCCTCACATCTCAAACTGTATCTCCTACAGCTCTAACAGCAAcgatccaaacacagcagactGTGCTGGCAGCAGTGGGAGAAGATGCTGAATTCAGCTGTCAGCTCTTGGAGACTAAAGACGTCCTTCAGGTCACATGGCAGAAAGTCACTACTGGGAAGAAGAATGTTGCCACCTACAGCAAGTTCTATGGTCAGAGAGTGAATGATGGCTTTACAGAtaaatttaactttaaatacACTGGACTACAGAACTGCTCCATAGTCATCAGGAATGTGACGGTGCAGGATGAAGGATGCTATCACTGTTTGTTTAACACTTATCCTGAAGGCTCCTTCACGGGTAAACCCTGCCTGCAAGTCTATGGTAACAACTTTTACATTAATATGATTAAATGTGTTTGCAGCTGGTTTATTCTTGACAACATGGTCCTTATAACATATTTCCTGATCCTTCACAGAGCTGCATGAACctgttgttgatgtcagagagtCAAACTCTACTGAAGAGTGGGTTGTTTCCTGTTCAGCCACTGGTCGACCTGCTCCCACTGTAACACTCAGTGTCTCACAACAAGACCTCAACTTCTCACAGTACAACactgtcagtgtgtccaacacCAACGCTACATTCACTGTCACCACTACAGCTGTGCTCTCAGGTTCACGTAAACACAGCACACAGGTGGGATGTGCAGCACGAGTGCTCTCTGCTCCTCACAGAGAGGTGATGGTGACGAttcctgatgatgatgatgatggtgagaaATTGTTTCAACATCACTGATTCAAAAAATAATGATTACTCTGTG
Coding sequences within:
- the LOC109199908 gene encoding OX-2 membrane glycoprotein; translation: MSHLGVSFYVISVFILGVSDKALTATIQTQQTVLAAVGEDAEFSCQLLETKDVLQVTWQKVTTGKKNVATYSKFYGQRVNDGFTDKFNFKYTGLQNCSIVIRNVTVQDEGCYHCLFNTYPEGSFTGKPCLQVYELHEPVVDVRESNSTEEWVVSCSATGRPAPTVTLSVSQQDLNFSQYNTVSVSNTNATFTVTTTAVLSGSRKHSTQVGCAARVLSAPHREVMVTIPDDDDDGLDKKSGSNQRNLGIRISVTLSSLVLVVLCVSAHIFVGYMKKKSHSRKSS